A region of Streptomyces sp. NBC_01267 DNA encodes the following proteins:
- a CDS encoding pyridoxine/pyridoxamine 5'-phosphate oxidase, whose protein sequence is MDDFTEFLHTLRVWDLPELPQFDPDSAPDAPLPLFREWLRSAAAAGQPEPHTMTLATVDAEGCPDVRTLMLHGADERGWHFASHSGSAKGRQLAERPAAALGFYWAAQARQVRVRGPVTAAPSAEGQADLHGRSTGALAAALTGRMSEVLGSLGELERASAAAWERAQAEPEAPVPSWTRYVLDPVEVEFFQGDARRRHVRLRYRRTKGRSWGRELLWP, encoded by the coding sequence ATGGACGACTTCACCGAGTTCCTGCACACCCTGCGCGTCTGGGACCTGCCCGAACTTCCGCAGTTCGACCCGGACTCGGCCCCCGACGCGCCGCTCCCCCTCTTCCGGGAGTGGCTGCGCTCCGCCGCCGCTGCCGGGCAGCCCGAGCCGCACACCATGACGCTCGCCACCGTCGATGCCGAGGGGTGTCCCGACGTACGGACCCTGATGCTGCACGGGGCGGACGAGCGCGGCTGGCACTTCGCCTCGCACTCCGGCAGCGCGAAGGGGCGCCAGCTCGCCGAGCGGCCCGCTGCCGCGCTCGGGTTCTACTGGGCGGCGCAGGCCCGGCAGGTGCGGGTGCGCGGGCCGGTGACGGCGGCGCCGTCGGCGGAGGGACAGGCCGATCTGCACGGGCGGTCGACGGGGGCGCTGGCCGCCGCGCTGACCGGGCGGATGAGTGAGGTGCTGGGCTCGCTCGGCGAGTTGGAGCGGGCCTCGGCCGCGGCGTGGGAGCGGGCGCAGGCCGAGCCGGAGGCGCCGGTGCCGTCCTGGACGCGGTACGTACTGGACCCGGTCGAGGTCGAGTTCTTCCAGGGCGACGCCCGGCGGCGTCATGTGCGGCTGCGTTACCGGCGTACGAAGGGGCGCAGCTGGGGGCGGGAGCTGCTCTGGCCGTAG
- a CDS encoding flavin-containing monooxygenase, with protein sequence MDDTNDARPVYVIGAGPGGLAVAAALRDQGVRAVVLEKSDAVGASWRRHYNRLHLHTTRRHSSLPGLRMPRSFGRWVAREDVVRYLETYARHQELEIVTGVEVSRITPAEGSGWLLHATGGRQLNGRAVVVATGYNHTPALPDRAGADTYSGELLHAGEYREAGPYAGRDVLVVGAGNTGAEIAVDLMEGGAARVRLAIRTVPHILRRSTAGWPAQYTGILVRRLPTRLVDRAAGLMSRIAVPDLSAQGLPRPDTGLYSRVRQGAIPVQDVGLIAAVRTGRVEPVAAVDSFDGGTVVLADGARIQPDAVIAATGYRRGLEPLVGHLGVLDGRGRPVTHGRRTPKQAPGLYFTGFTNPISGMLRELAIDARKIASAIARR encoded by the coding sequence ATGGACGACACGAACGACGCCCGGCCCGTCTACGTCATCGGCGCCGGACCGGGTGGCCTGGCCGTTGCCGCCGCGCTGCGCGACCAGGGAGTACGGGCCGTCGTACTGGAGAAGTCCGACGCCGTCGGGGCCTCCTGGCGCCGCCACTACAACCGGCTGCACCTACACACCACCCGGCGGCACTCGTCCCTGCCGGGGCTGCGGATGCCGCGCTCCTTCGGGCGCTGGGTGGCGCGCGAGGACGTCGTGCGGTACCTGGAGACGTACGCGCGGCACCAGGAGCTGGAGATCGTCACGGGGGTCGAGGTCTCCCGCATCACCCCCGCCGAGGGCTCCGGCTGGCTGCTGCACGCCACCGGTGGACGGCAGTTGAACGGGCGCGCGGTGGTCGTGGCCACCGGCTACAACCACACCCCGGCGCTGCCGGACCGGGCGGGCGCGGACACGTACAGCGGGGAGCTGCTGCACGCGGGCGAGTACCGCGAGGCGGGTCCGTACGCGGGCCGGGACGTGCTCGTCGTCGGCGCGGGGAACACCGGTGCGGAGATCGCCGTCGACCTGATGGAGGGCGGCGCGGCCCGGGTACGGCTGGCGATCCGTACGGTTCCGCACATCCTCCGGCGCTCGACGGCCGGGTGGCCCGCGCAGTACACCGGCATCCTGGTCCGCAGACTGCCGACCCGGCTGGTGGACCGGGCCGCCGGGCTGATGAGCCGGATCGCGGTGCCCGACCTCTCCGCGCAGGGGCTGCCGCGCCCCGACACCGGTCTGTACTCGCGGGTGCGCCAGGGGGCGATCCCCGTGCAGGACGTCGGGCTGATCGCCGCGGTGCGCACCGGACGGGTCGAACCGGTCGCGGCCGTGGACTCCTTCGACGGCGGCACGGTGGTCCTGGCCGACGGCGCCCGGATCCAACCGGACGCGGTGATAGCGGCGACCGGCTACCGGCGCGGACTGGAGCCGCTGGTGGGGCACTTGGGCGTACTGGACGGACGGGGGCGGCCGGTCACGCACGGGCGCCGCACGCCGAAGCAGGCGCCGGGGCTCTACTTCACCGGGTTCACCAACCCGATCAGCGGGATGCTCCGCGAGCTGGCCATCGACGCGCGGAAGATCGCTTCGGCCATCGCCCGGCGGTGA
- a CDS encoding patatin-like phospholipase family protein — protein MQTGDAKSTLEYWDPEHPVLEILRARRDSGSLPGQRDDGATVALAVEGGGMRGVVSAAMLSQLEDYGFKNAFDVVYGCSSGGINGAYFLAGETWYPLSIYYDDLTTKQFVDFSRALRRRPILDLGYSFDRIMERVKPLDYEAVIASPIRLAVPITDVDALETVVLREFSSAQDLKSALRASAWLPIAVPGTARTPDGRRAVDGGVLTALPFRLAVDDGCTHILSLSTRPMRPSGTGLSLLHRYTYLHLERMRRGLGSGYLAAIRQKHRDQEWLRRMRTAPEAGTPYVLDLAPLPWMPELKRHELDQHEILESARMAYETAFCATEGRPPELIRRGSIRAMPRLMVVESADGEPRRDAGSAGSGTSRAGGV, from the coding sequence ATGCAGACCGGTGATGCCAAGAGCACGCTCGAATACTGGGATCCGGAGCATCCTGTTCTGGAGATCCTGCGTGCCCGGCGGGATTCCGGGAGCTTACCGGGGCAGCGCGACGACGGTGCGACCGTCGCCCTGGCCGTCGAGGGCGGCGGCATGCGCGGGGTGGTGTCGGCGGCGATGCTGTCCCAACTTGAGGACTACGGCTTCAAGAACGCCTTCGACGTGGTGTACGGCTGCTCCTCCGGCGGCATCAACGGAGCCTACTTCCTGGCCGGGGAGACCTGGTATCCGCTCTCGATCTACTACGACGACCTGACGACCAAGCAGTTCGTCGACTTCTCCCGCGCTCTGCGCCGCCGCCCGATCCTGGACCTGGGCTACTCCTTCGACCGCATCATGGAACGCGTCAAGCCACTGGACTACGAGGCGGTCATCGCCTCTCCGATAAGGCTGGCTGTTCCGATCACCGATGTGGATGCCCTGGAGACCGTCGTCCTGCGGGAGTTCTCCTCCGCACAGGACCTCAAGTCCGCGCTGCGCGCGTCCGCCTGGCTGCCCATCGCCGTTCCCGGCACCGCGCGGACACCGGACGGACGACGCGCCGTCGACGGAGGGGTGCTCACGGCGCTGCCGTTCCGGCTGGCGGTCGACGACGGCTGCACGCACATCCTGTCCCTCAGTACGCGGCCGATGCGTCCGAGCGGTACCGGGCTCTCCTTGCTGCACCGCTACACCTACCTGCACCTTGAGCGCATGCGCCGTGGCCTCGGCAGCGGCTACCTGGCAGCGATCCGCCAGAAGCACCGGGACCAGGAATGGCTGCGCCGGATGCGCACCGCACCCGAGGCCGGCACCCCGTACGTCCTCGATCTGGCGCCGCTGCCCTGGATGCCCGAACTCAAGCGCCACGAACTGGACCAGCACGAAATCCTGGAGAGCGCGCGGATGGCGTACGAGACGGCGTTCTGCGCCACCGAAGGCAGGCCACCCGAGCTGATTCGCCGGGGGAGCATACGGGCCATGCCGAGACTGATGGTGGTGGAGAGCGCGGATGGAGAGCCAAGGCGCGACGCTGGATCTGCTGGTAGCGGCACTTCGCGAGCTGGCGGGGTATAG
- a CDS encoding DoxX family membrane protein, whose translation MHSIWLSGAEWLAVLRIGLGLWWLESWRHKDKSAWFERGTGIAWAADVAGKHKWPVVKRGFEKVVAPRPKVMAYVVVYAELALGLGLVVGLLTPVALVAGLLLNLLYLVLMIHDWAEQGQNAMMALISLAALGAMAWQTWSLDHAIGLFS comes from the coding sequence ATGCATTCGATCTGGCTCAGCGGCGCCGAATGGCTCGCCGTACTCCGTATCGGACTCGGTCTGTGGTGGCTGGAGAGCTGGCGCCACAAGGACAAGTCGGCCTGGTTCGAACGGGGTACGGGCATCGCCTGGGCGGCGGACGTCGCGGGCAAGCACAAGTGGCCGGTGGTGAAGCGCGGCTTCGAGAAGGTGGTCGCGCCCCGCCCCAAGGTGATGGCGTACGTCGTCGTCTACGCCGAACTCGCCCTGGGGCTAGGCCTGGTGGTCGGCCTCCTGACCCCCGTGGCGCTCGTCGCGGGCCTCCTCCTGAACCTCCTCTACCTGGTGCTGATGATCCACGACTGGGCCGAACAGGGGCAGAACGCGATGATGGCGCTGATCTCCCTGGCCGCCCTCGGCGCGATGGCCTGGCAGACCTGGTCCCTCGACCACGCGATCGGACTCTTCTCATGA
- a CDS encoding TetR/AcrR family transcriptional regulator: MGVAAGSARGGAVGTSGRRHHGNRHGRSEIARFAVLEAADDLLAEKGFAGVTMEGIAARAGVAKQTIYRWWRTKTEVLMDAFLQDVAEEPPSLDHGDVARDLSDHLGRLGHFLGGTDPGAVFKALMAQSQHDPAFAEVFRARYLDEQRRRDRAPLERAVLRGELPADLDVAAETDQIVGPLYYRVLVTDEPVGKDFTDRLVESFLRRLG, from the coding sequence ATGGGAGTTGCGGCAGGATCCGCCCGGGGTGGGGCCGTCGGTACGTCGGGCCGACGCCACCACGGCAATCGGCACGGGCGCAGCGAGATCGCCCGGTTCGCGGTGCTGGAGGCGGCCGACGACCTGCTCGCCGAGAAGGGCTTCGCGGGCGTCACGATGGAGGGCATCGCGGCGCGGGCCGGGGTAGCCAAGCAGACCATCTACCGCTGGTGGCGCACCAAGACCGAGGTCCTGATGGACGCCTTCCTGCAGGATGTGGCGGAGGAGCCGCCTTCGCTCGACCACGGCGATGTCGCGCGCGACCTGAGCGATCACCTGGGCCGGCTGGGCCACTTCCTCGGCGGGACCGATCCCGGGGCCGTCTTCAAGGCGCTGATGGCACAGAGCCAGCACGACCCGGCGTTCGCCGAGGTCTTCCGGGCCAGGTACCTCGACGAGCAGCGCCGCCGCGACCGTGCGCCGCTGGAGCGCGCCGTACTGCGCGGGGAGCTGCCCGCGGACCTCGACGTGGCCGCCGAGACCGACCAGATCGTGGGCCCGCTCTACTACCGCGTCCTGGTCACGGACGAGCCGGTCGGCAAGGACTTCACCGACCGGCTGGTCGAATCCTTCCTGCGCCGCCTGGGCTGA
- a CDS encoding DUF3291 domain-containing protein, protein MPHLALYTFGVLKSPLADPARLTREFHESGAAVYREIGGHPAYIARAEAADRSLGARTDFESDWGEWGEFAVPAWYEKGRTPETIALAATLSLWTDLRPAFDSLYTGPHRAALSRRSDWFERTGHPGHVLWWVADGTIPTWQEGVSGLEHLHDHGPGPHAFTFHHSFAPDGTPTRSEGGGPGPTRVEVH, encoded by the coding sequence ATGCCCCATCTTGCTCTGTACACCTTCGGCGTCCTGAAATCACCCCTCGCCGATCCCGCACGTCTGACGAGGGAGTTCCACGAGAGCGGTGCGGCCGTCTACCGGGAGATCGGCGGGCACCCCGCGTACATCGCTCGTGCTGAAGCGGCAGATCGCAGCCTGGGCGCACGGACGGATTTCGAATCGGACTGGGGTGAGTGGGGAGAGTTCGCTGTTCCGGCCTGGTACGAGAAGGGCCGCACCCCGGAAACCATCGCCCTGGCCGCGACCCTCTCGCTCTGGACCGACCTGCGCCCCGCCTTCGACTCCCTCTACACCGGTCCGCACCGCGCGGCGCTCAGCAGGCGTTCCGACTGGTTCGAGAGGACGGGACACCCGGGTCATGTGCTCTGGTGGGTCGCCGACGGCACGATACCCACCTGGCAGGAGGGGGTTTCCGGGCTGGAACACCTCCACGACCACGGACCCGGGCCGCACGCCTTCACCTTCCACCACTCGTTCGCACCGGACGGAACTCCGACCAGGAGCGAAGGCGGCGGGCCGGGACCGACGCGCGTCGAAGTGCATTGA
- a CDS encoding DUF397 domain-containing protein yields MSTELTWFKSSYSNNEGGDCLEVSYDWRKSSYSNNEGGACVEVAAHPHAIHIRDSKVPDGPTFTVAPAAWTTFVEQLPG; encoded by the coding sequence ATGAGCACCGAACTCACGTGGTTCAAGAGCAGCTACAGCAACAACGAGGGCGGTGACTGCCTCGAAGTCTCCTACGACTGGCGCAAGTCGAGCTACAGCAACAACGAGGGCGGTGCCTGCGTAGAGGTGGCAGCCCACCCCCACGCCATCCACATCCGCGACTCCAAGGTCCCCGACGGCCCGACCTTCACGGTCGCCCCGGCGGCCTGGACGACCTTCGTGGAGCAGCTCCCCGGCTGA
- a CDS encoding Zn-ribbon domain-containing OB-fold protein codes for MTKPATPSATQSATPAATPPARPAARFDLPEPDAFTEPYWDAAREGHLLIRRCGACAKPHHYPREFCPHCWSEDVTWERASGRATLYTWSVVHRNDLPPFGSRVPYTAAVVDLAEGPRMMTEIVDCPEDDLRIGMALDVTFRELTPGTSVPVFRKAATPDAAR; via the coding sequence ATGACCAAGCCCGCGACCCCGTCCGCGACCCAGTCCGCCACGCCTGCCGCGACCCCGCCCGCGCGCCCGGCCGCACGGTTCGACCTCCCCGAACCCGACGCCTTCACCGAGCCCTACTGGGACGCCGCCCGCGAGGGCCACCTGCTGATCCGGCGCTGCGGCGCCTGCGCGAAGCCGCACCACTATCCGCGCGAGTTCTGCCCGCACTGCTGGAGCGAGGACGTCACCTGGGAACGGGCGAGCGGCCGGGCCACCCTCTACACCTGGTCCGTCGTCCACCGCAACGACCTGCCCCCCTTCGGCTCCCGCGTCCCGTACACGGCCGCGGTCGTCGACCTGGCCGAGGGGCCGCGCATGATGACGGAGATCGTCGACTGCCCGGAGGACGACCTGCGGATCGGCATGGCGCTGGACGTCACCTTCCGGGAGCTGACCCCCGGTACGTCCGTACCGGTCTTCCGGAAGGCTGCGACGCCGGACGCCGCGCGGTAG
- a CDS encoding helix-turn-helix domain-containing protein, whose amino-acid sequence MATSKPSEVNAAQPSPARRHVGDLIRNFRSRAGLTRQDVGERLLISESLAGAYERGERIPTTSFLHDADGVLDARGALKSCIPLMEDEKYPRTFVGWVRLEKIASSISAYENMFFPGLLQTEEYIQALYEERVPQFSEAEIEKHVEARLERQAVLMRDPLPIVSYVIEESVLERPIGGRTVLRNQMLHMLKCMQTMHHLMVQVMPTARPAHAGLNGPIKLISTPDGRNWAYEEVHAGGTLISKPQQVNQLIDRFGKLRAQALTPWESAELIERMADRL is encoded by the coding sequence GTGGCAACCAGCAAGCCGAGTGAAGTGAACGCGGCCCAGCCGTCCCCGGCGAGGCGGCACGTAGGGGACCTGATCAGGAACTTCCGCTCCCGGGCGGGCCTGACCCGGCAGGACGTGGGCGAACGCCTGCTCATCTCGGAGTCCCTGGCCGGGGCGTACGAACGGGGCGAGCGCATCCCGACGACGAGCTTCCTGCACGACGCGGACGGGGTACTGGACGCGCGGGGCGCGCTCAAGTCCTGCATCCCGCTGATGGAGGACGAGAAGTACCCGCGCACGTTCGTGGGGTGGGTACGGCTGGAGAAGATCGCGTCCAGCATCAGCGCGTACGAGAACATGTTCTTCCCGGGTCTGTTGCAGACCGAGGAGTACATCCAGGCGCTGTACGAGGAGCGCGTCCCGCAGTTCTCCGAGGCGGAGATCGAGAAGCACGTCGAGGCGCGGCTGGAACGACAGGCGGTGCTGATGCGGGACCCGCTGCCGATCGTCTCGTACGTCATCGAGGAGTCGGTACTTGAGCGGCCGATCGGCGGGCGGACGGTGCTGCGGAACCAGATGCTGCACATGCTGAAGTGCATGCAGACGATGCACCATCTGATGGTGCAGGTGATGCCTACGGCGAGGCCTGCGCATGCGGGCCTGAACGGTCCGATCAAGTTGATCAGCACGCCGGACGGCCGCAATTGGGCCTACGAAGAGGTTCATGCCGGAGGTACGTTGATCTCCAAGCCGCAGCAGGTCAACCAGCTCATCGACCGCTTCGGGAAGCTGCGGGCCCAGGCGCTCACGCCCTGGGAGTCCGCAGAACTGATCGAGAGGATGGCAGATCGGCTATGA
- a CDS encoding GNAT family N-acetyltransferase, with product MTDMRNQPEVYGLGLGLRPWDVADAAVLLRGVTDPEFRRWNTVRRPVTDLESARAAIERRAEAWRRDELAQFAVLEDGAVVGGVGITRIDRHMRRSGVGYWVLPERRRRGIATRALELCSRWAFEQENLHRIELGHALENAGSCRVAERCGYLYEGTRRGAMHQAQRIGTYRDQHLHARLASDAYPEVDQPCPPRPGA from the coding sequence ATGACCGACATGCGGAACCAGCCGGAGGTGTACGGACTCGGCCTCGGCCTGCGCCCCTGGGACGTGGCCGATGCCGCCGTGCTGCTGCGTGGTGTCACCGACCCCGAGTTCCGGCGCTGGAACACCGTCCGGCGCCCTGTCACCGATCTCGAATCCGCCCGCGCCGCGATCGAGAGGCGGGCCGAGGCCTGGCGCCGCGACGAGCTCGCGCAGTTCGCCGTCCTGGAGGACGGAGCGGTCGTCGGGGGCGTGGGGATCACCCGCATCGACCGTCATATGCGCCGCTCGGGCGTCGGCTACTGGGTGCTGCCGGAGCGCCGCCGCCGGGGCATCGCCACCCGCGCGCTGGAGCTGTGCAGCCGTTGGGCCTTCGAGCAGGAGAACCTCCACCGCATCGAGCTGGGCCACGCCCTGGAGAACGCCGGGTCCTGCCGGGTCGCGGAGCGCTGCGGCTATCTGTACGAGGGAACCCGGCGCGGGGCCATGCACCAGGCCCAGCGGATCGGCACCTACCGCGACCAGCATCTGCATGCCCGGCTGGCCTCGGACGCGTATCCGGAAGTCGACCAGCCGTGCCCACCTCGCCCCGGAGCGTAA
- a CDS encoding dihydrofolate reductase family protein — protein sequence MAQLLRVQNITVSSDGIGAGEDQTLERPFGHVDPERLFSWAGATASWPMRTDSGGSRGIDDYFTRDFTRNIGAEIMGRNKFGPQRGPWQDHDWLGWWGDEPPFHTPVFVMTHHERPSFSLSDTTFHFVDGDPATVLEQAREAAQGKDVRLGGGVTTIREFLDADLVDTMHVAVSPVELGSGVHLWESPDELLDRFHLEVVASPSGMSHHLFWRK from the coding sequence GTGGCTCAGCTACTGAGAGTCCAGAACATCACCGTCTCCAGTGACGGGATCGGTGCCGGTGAGGACCAGACCCTTGAGAGGCCGTTCGGGCATGTCGATCCCGAGAGGCTGTTCTCCTGGGCCGGCGCCACAGCCAGCTGGCCCATGCGCACCGACTCCGGCGGGAGCCGCGGCATCGACGACTACTTCACTCGGGACTTCACCCGCAACATCGGCGCCGAGATCATGGGCCGCAACAAGTTCGGACCCCAGCGCGGGCCCTGGCAGGACCACGACTGGCTCGGCTGGTGGGGCGACGAGCCGCCGTTCCACACCCCGGTGTTCGTCATGACCCACCACGAGCGGCCTTCGTTCTCGCTCTCCGACACCACGTTCCACTTCGTCGACGGCGACCCGGCCACCGTCCTCGAACAGGCGCGGGAGGCGGCGCAGGGCAAGGACGTCCGACTCGGCGGCGGCGTCACCACCATCCGGGAGTTCCTGGACGCCGACCTCGTCGACACCATGCACGTGGCGGTCTCGCCGGTGGAGCTCGGGTCCGGAGTGCACCTCTGGGAGTCACCCGACGAGCTGCTCGACCGGTTCCACCTCGAGGTCGTGGCCAGCCCGAGTGGTATGTCGCACCACCTGTTCTGGCGGAAGTGA
- a CDS encoding MFS transporter — MRRQPRMCAACGISTHLAEPEEGPPTGALTDKTLNSAPPAGPPQRFAALRNRDCRPYLFGAALSMMADNIEHVITYWVLWQTFHSPALTGFQVISHWVPFLLLSMWFGSLADRYDCRRIIQAAQGLFMAVSVTWGILFLTDSLHMWEACVLLVLHGLAGSLWSPGEQLMLHDFVGPTELPSAVRLNATFRSLGVLFGPVVGSALLLGLGPTAGIFANVAFYLPLTLFLFRTKFTGHTRDRHSRPRVGPLESLRVIRQIAANRTLVSMIILGGLGSFFVGASLQSSMPIFAHDLGAGSAGLAYGVLLFANGAGGVVGGIVLEATGWIKPHVPAAVISTAVYGVTSLFFALTTSYPVALMLLLVGGVANLASMSIGQTVVQLVAPAADRGRVLGVYGMSANGLRAGSGFTVGLLGAAIGVHASLGFSAAALCVGTAAAGVHALRGHRRAASAG, encoded by the coding sequence ATGAGGAGACAACCGAGGATGTGTGCCGCCTGCGGCATTTCCACCCACCTGGCGGAGCCGGAAGAGGGCCCGCCCACCGGGGCGTTGACCGACAAGACCCTGAACTCCGCCCCGCCCGCGGGCCCGCCCCAGCGGTTCGCCGCGCTGCGTAACCGCGACTGCCGTCCGTACCTGTTCGGCGCGGCGCTCTCGATGATGGCCGACAACATCGAACACGTCATCACCTACTGGGTGCTGTGGCAGACGTTCCACTCCCCGGCGCTGACCGGGTTCCAGGTCATCAGCCACTGGGTGCCGTTCCTGCTGCTCTCGATGTGGTTCGGCTCGCTGGCCGACCGCTACGACTGCCGCCGCATCATCCAGGCGGCGCAGGGCCTGTTCATGGCGGTCTCCGTCACCTGGGGCATCCTGTTCCTCACCGACTCCCTCCACATGTGGGAGGCGTGCGTCCTGCTCGTCCTGCACGGCCTGGCCGGTTCGCTGTGGAGTCCGGGCGAGCAGTTGATGCTGCACGACTTCGTCGGCCCCACCGAACTGCCCAGCGCGGTACGGCTGAACGCCACCTTCCGCAGCCTGGGCGTCCTGTTCGGCCCGGTCGTCGGATCCGCGCTGCTGCTGGGGCTCGGCCCCACCGCCGGCATCTTCGCCAACGTCGCGTTCTACCTGCCGCTGACGCTCTTCCTCTTCCGTACCAAATTCACCGGCCACACCCGCGACCGGCACAGCCGGCCACGGGTGGGACCACTGGAATCGCTGCGTGTCATACGGCAGATCGCGGCCAACCGCACCCTGGTCAGCATGATCATCCTGGGCGGTCTGGGCTCCTTCTTCGTCGGCGCCTCGCTCCAGTCCTCGATGCCGATCTTCGCCCACGACCTCGGCGCCGGAAGTGCCGGACTCGCCTACGGGGTCCTGCTGTTCGCCAACGGTGCGGGCGGAGTCGTCGGCGGCATCGTCCTGGAGGCGACCGGGTGGATCAAACCCCATGTGCCCGCCGCCGTCATCAGTACCGCCGTGTACGGCGTGACCAGCCTCTTCTTCGCCCTCACCACCAGCTACCCGGTGGCCCTGATGCTGCTGCTGGTCGGCGGCGTCGCCAACCTGGCCTCGATGTCGATCGGCCAGACCGTCGTGCAGCTGGTCGCCCCCGCCGCCGACCGCGGCCGGGTCCTCGGCGTCTACGGCATGTCCGCCAACGGACTGCGCGCGGGCAGCGGCTTCACCGTCGGCCTGCTGGGCGCCGCCATCGGCGTCCACGCGTCGCTGGGCTTCAGCGCCGCCGCCCTGTGCGTCGGCACCGCAGCGGCGGGAGTGCACGCCCTGCGCGGCCACCGCCGGGCCGCCTCGGCCGGCTGA
- the lepB gene encoding signal peptidase I produces MGEGRALTVTGWVLGGIGVVLLAVAAYWGFRGYESVTMSTDSMAPTFRKGDRVAVEKSNGNGLHHGEMVIYRTSDRYDGADVLQRVIALGGDHLVFDGTQLLLNGSALVEPYLDGGNQGTSPAYDVQVPKGRMFTLGDNRADSMDSRFFLADQSGTLSVRVVRGRTIDNPAMTLLLGGSALGGTLLALAGAGFGLAGRVVRRRHLAAVVPYGQSSSRPQLRPFVRR; encoded by the coding sequence ATGGGCGAGGGACGCGCGCTGACGGTCACTGGGTGGGTGCTGGGCGGAATCGGTGTCGTACTTCTGGCCGTCGCCGCCTACTGGGGATTCCGGGGGTACGAGTCGGTCACCATGTCGACCGACTCGATGGCACCGACCTTCCGCAAGGGGGACCGGGTGGCCGTCGAGAAGAGCAACGGCAACGGACTGCACCACGGTGAGATGGTCATCTACCGCACCTCCGACCGCTACGACGGCGCCGACGTACTGCAACGCGTCATCGCGCTCGGCGGCGACCACCTCGTCTTCGACGGGACCCAGCTCCTGCTCAACGGCTCGGCACTGGTCGAGCCGTACCTCGACGGCGGGAACCAGGGCACGTCGCCCGCCTACGACGTACAGGTCCCGAAGGGCCGGATGTTCACCCTCGGCGACAACCGTGCCGACTCGATGGACTCCCGCTTCTTCCTGGCCGACCAGTCGGGAACCCTCTCCGTACGGGTGGTGCGCGGCCGGACCATCGACAACCCCGCCATGACGCTGCTGCTGGGCGGGAGCGCCCTCGGCGGCACGCTCCTCGCCCTCGCGGGCGCCGGGTTCGGACTCGCGGGCCGGGTGGTCCGCCGCCGGCACCTGGCCGCCGTGGTGCCCTACGGCCAGAGCAGCTCCCGCCCCCAGCTGCGCCCCTTCGTACGCCGGTAA